The Candidatus Eisenbacteria bacterium genomic interval CACCTCGGGTCCCGTCGTCCTGTCCTTCGACTATCAGCGCCTCAACGCCAGCTCGAGCGGCTCCGGAGACGACGGCACCTTCGGATACGAGGTCGAGTACAGCCTTCCGGCGAACGCCTTCGTCCTGGGCGCGACCTACTTGTTCCCATCCGCGTCCAAGACGAGCTTCGGCATCAATGGCGGCATCGGCTACTACATGGCGGACGGCACTCTGGAAGTCACCGCGACCGAGCTCTCATCGGGGCTCTCCGCATCCGACGAGACCCAGATCAGCGGCAGCGGAGTCGGATTCCATGGCGCCGCAGTCGTGGACATGGCGCTGAGCCCGAAGATGCACCTCGACGCTTCTGCGGGATATCGCATCGCCAAGAGCGGAGACGTCGAGTTCGAGTACTCGGATGGTACGTCCGATACGTTTTCGGACGAGGAGATCGACTGGAGCGGCTTCATGAGCCAGGTCGGGTTCACCTTCTATTTCGGAGCCGAGTAGCGAACGTTCCGTCATAGGCTGAATGGCCCGGCGTGCGAACGCCGGGCCATATTGGTTCATGGTCCGTTTCGATCTACTCCGCCGGGACGGGCGAACCGGGGATCCGCCGCACCACGACCGTGATCTCCCCGGGCGCGTCCTCCGGCCCTGCAACGGCCTGATCCGGCGCGTTCACGACCTCGAAGCGGCCCGACACCAGGAACTCGTCCACGAGGACCTGGACCGCATAGGGGCGCTCCTTCTTCATGCGCACGAAGAAGGAGCCCCTGGAATCCGTGAACACGATCTCCTCGCCGATCCGGAGCGCGGCCCCCTTGACCGGCGCGCCCTCCTCGTCCGTCACCGTTCCCCGGATCACGAAGTCGTGAATGCCGAACGAGGTCTGCGGCGGCGCGGCGGCCCCGCGGTAGAGATACTGGCTCCCCTGCGCCGTGTACCGGACCTGGCCATCGGGGCCGACGTAGCTCCCGAGCGTGCCCTGGAAGTTCCCGAGCCCCT includes:
- a CDS encoding outer membrane beta-barrel protein; this encodes MYRTRTGFVLLALGVALALGPTPAEGASKFGLSVFGGYESYSMDDVNDAIQEGNNVFGTSVDDVSSGIGFGAGVKMRTSGPVVLSFDYQRLNASSSGSGDDGTFGYEVEYSLPANAFVLGATYLFPSASKTSFGINGGIGYYMADGTLEVTATELSSGLSASDETQISGSGVGFHGAAVVDMALSPKMHLDASAGYRIAKSGDVEFEYSDGTSDTFSDEEIDWSGFMSQVGFTFYFGAE